The following is a genomic window from Parabacteroides johnsonii DSM 18315.
GGTTCCAGACCGGTGAACAATGGGTCTGGAGCTTTCACCCGTATATCCGAACAGACTCCGTGATGCACATCCGTCAGGTTGGTAAGTGTTGCACCGAACGCTTCCCCGATGGCTTGCTCTCCGAGGCAAACACCCAAAATACTCTTGGTCGGAGCATAGCGGCGGATTAATGGCAGCAAGATACCTGCCTCCTCTGGGATACCCGGACCTGGTGACAAAAGAATCTTGTCAAAACGTTCTACTTCGTCTAATGATATCTTGTCATTGCGATGTACTTCTACATCCACATCTAATTCCTTTAATATGTGCAACAGGTTGTAGGTAAAGGAATCATAATTATCGAATAGTAATACTTTCATAAAAACTCTGTTTATTTTTATTATCAATTATCCATTGTCAATTGATTAATGTTGTTGCCAGGTCGATCGCTTTTTTCAGAGCACCTAACTTATTATTCACTTCCTGCAATTCCCGCTCATCATTGCTTTTGGCGACTATGCCGGCTCCTGCCTGATAGTACAGAACATTTCCACGACTGACGAATGTACGGATCGTGATCGCCTGGTTCAAGTCTCCATCAAAGCCGATAAACCCGATGCAACCACCATAAGCGCCTCGGTTATGTTTTTCTATATCTGTAATCAATTGCATGGCGCGTACCTTCGGTGCTCCGCTCAATGTTCCGGCAGGAAATGTATCTATATAAGTTTTGACCGGATTACTATCGGTGTTGATCTCACCGCTGACACGCGATACCAGATGAATGACGTGACTGTAGTATTGCACTTCCTTATAGAAATCGACCTGTACGTCATGTGCATTGCGCGAGAGGTCATTACGGGCAAGGTCGACTAACATTACATGCTCGGCATTCTCTTTCGGATCGGCAAGCAGAGCCTCGGTGCGCTGTCTGTCTAATGCTACATTTCCCGTACGGAAAGCTGTGCCTGCAATCGGGTCGATGCTTGCATGTCTGTCGGCTACCTTACAGTGTGTTTCAGGTGAGGAACCGAAGATACGGAACCCTCCGAAGTCGAAATAAAACAGATAGGGGGAAGGATTGATACTCCGGAGGGCCCGGTAAACCTTGAAATCGTCTCCTTTGAACGGTTGCTCGAACCGGCGGCTCAATACGATCTGGAATACGTCTCCACGGAGGCAGTGGCGGATACCTTCCCGCACCATTGCTTTATATTCTTCCCCGCTGATAGGAGATGTCTCAGGACCGATGGTCTGGAAGTTATAAGAAGCATAGTTCCGGTTTTCGATCAATGTCTCTATCTCCTGCAAATTGGAGCTTTCGCCGGGTTGCAGCAATTCTACCAGTGTCAACTCATTTTTGAAGTGATTGAACACAAGTACATACTTATATAATATGTAAAGCATATCGGGTGCATCGTTTTCTTCATGGTGAGCTTCCATCACCGGGATGTCCTCAAAGTAACGTACAGCGTCAAAAGCCGTATATCCGAACAGCCCGCAGACTTTCTTGTCAAGGCCTTCAATCAAGAAACGCTTCAAAAATGCATTTATGGCATCCGCCACATTGAATGTTTCCGTCAATGCCGTAACCTCGCTTTCTCCATCAGGAAAAATAGCGGTGCATTCCCCATTATTGATTCCGATACTTGCCAGCGGACAAAGTGCTATATAGGAAAGGCTGTTTTCATTTCCATGGAAATCGGAACTTTCCAATAAAGCCGATTCCGGATAAATATCTCGCACCTTCAAGTAGATGCTGACGGGTGTGTGAAGGTCACCGAGAACCTTCCTGCTTATTGTTTTAAATGTATAATCCATCTTTTTTTGAATTGTCCATTGTCAATTTGTAATTAATATATGTTTCCAAATCCTTATCTCCCCGGCCTGATACCGTCAGGACAACGACATCTTCTGGTTTGAATTTTATCTTGGGTAATGCTCCTAATGCGTGTGCACTTTCAAGTGCCGGAATAATTCCCTCGATGCGCGTCAGGCAAAAAGCCGCATCTAACGCTTCGTCATCATTGACGGCAAGAATCGTAGCCCGGTGAGTTTCCGACAGGTTGGCGTGGATCGGTCCGATACCCGGATAGTCCAGTCCGGCAGAGATGGAATAAGGCTCTTCGATTTGCCCGTCCTCGTTTTGCATCACTAACGTGCGCGCTCCATGTATGATACCTTTCTTGCCTAATTGGATGGTTGCTGCGCTTTGTCCGGTCGTAATCCCCAAACCGCCCGCTTCGGCAAGAACGATTTTTACCCGTTCATCATCAATAAAATGATAGATCGTTCCGGCAGCGTTGCTTCCGCCACCTACACAGGCGATCAGATAATCCGGATAGTCACGTCCTTCCTGCTCCGACAACTGCTTTTTAATCTCTTCGCTGATAACGGATTGCAAACGTGCCACCATATCCGGATAAGGATGGGGGCCGACTGTCGACCCGATGATATAATATGTGTCGGAAGGATGGCAGCACCAGTCGCGGATCGCTTCA
Proteins encoded in this region:
- a CDS encoding anthranilate synthase component II, with product MKVLLFDNYDSFTYNLLHILKELDVDVEVHRNDKISLDEVERFDKILLSPGPGIPEEAGILLPLIRRYAPTKSILGVCLGEQAIGEAFGATLTNLTDVHHGVCSDIRVKAPDPLFTGLEPGFRAGRYHSWVVSKENFPDCLEITAEDVEEGQIMALRHREYDVRGIQFHPESVLTPKGKTIIWNWIADGNGQLIINNQELIN
- a CDS encoding anthranilate synthase component I family protein, with translation MDYTFKTISRKVLGDLHTPVSIYLKVRDIYPESALLESSDFHGNENSLSYIALCPLASIGINNGECTAIFPDGESEVTALTETFNVADAINAFLKRFLIEGLDKKVCGLFGYTAFDAVRYFEDIPVMEAHHEENDAPDMLYILYKYVLVFNHFKNELTLVELLQPGESSNLQEIETLIENRNYASYNFQTIGPETSPISGEEYKAMVREGIRHCLRGDVFQIVLSRRFEQPFKGDDFKVYRALRSINPSPYLFYFDFGGFRIFGSSPETHCKVADRHASIDPIAGTAFRTGNVALDRQRTEALLADPKENAEHVMLVDLARNDLSRNAHDVQVDFYKEVQYYSHVIHLVSRVSGEINTDSNPVKTYIDTFPAGTLSGAPKVRAMQLITDIEKHNRGAYGGCIGFIGFDGDLNQAITIRTFVSRGNVLYYQAGAGIVAKSNDERELQEVNNKLGALKKAIDLATTLIN
- the trpB gene encoding tryptophan synthase subunit beta: MKTYQVDENGYYGEFGGAYVPEILHQCVENLQKKYLEVLESDSFKKEFNQLLRDYVGRPSPLYQAKRLSEMYGCKIYLKREDLNHTGAHKINNTIGQILLARRMGKTRIIAETGAGQHGVATATVCALMNMECIVYMGKTDVERQHANVQKMEMLGATVIPVTSGNMTLKDATNEAIRDWCCHPSDTYYIIGSTVGPHPYPDMVARLQSVISEEIKKQLSEQEGRDYPDYLIACVGGGSNAAGTIYHFIDDERVKIVLAEAGGLGITTGQSAATIQLGKKGIIHGARTLVMQNEDGQIEEPYSISAGLDYPGIGPIHANLSETHRATILAVNDDEALDAAFCLTRIEGIIPALESAHALGALPKIKFKPEDVVVLTVSGRGDKDLETYINYKLTMDNSKKDGLYI